One window from the genome of Enterococcus haemoperoxidus ATCC BAA-382 encodes:
- the glgD gene encoding glucose-1-phosphate adenylyltransferase subunit GlgD, translated as MRTKKMCAILGNVSEFQGLLPLTEERPLDTLPFDCKYRLIDFPLSSIANANINSIFMIFNDRGTRSVFDHIGGGKEWNLDSLKNSYFVYFYQDFLKQKAQGLPYYSAIIDYLEKSESEYTVFLGSNMLCAIDLRAVLKTHQKQKNKMTMVYKRMESEKLSADNRIIQVDKTGNVETIQAFDQVLEKGERLNLSMDIFIVQTKWLIEQLIIGQKNDSSTNLIEFLGERMAETQTTAYEYTGYLSNIDDVASYYQANMDMLDAKKFNALMYTKQKIYTKRKNEVPTYYSEDSSVKNSQCATGCIIEGSLDSSLISRRTIIKKGAKVKRTIVMSNAQIEEDTVIEYAILDKNVTVKAGVKISGTAKHPVVIQKNQIVETDVIGGNE; from the coding sequence ATGAGGACTAAAAAAATGTGTGCGATTTTAGGGAATGTATCAGAGTTTCAAGGATTATTACCATTAACTGAAGAGCGACCTTTAGATACCCTGCCTTTTGATTGTAAATATCGATTGATTGATTTTCCTCTTTCAAGTATTGCCAATGCGAATATCAATTCAATTTTTATGATATTCAACGATAGAGGAACTCGTTCTGTTTTTGATCATATCGGCGGCGGTAAAGAATGGAATTTAGATTCGTTGAAAAACAGCTATTTTGTCTATTTCTACCAAGATTTCTTAAAGCAAAAAGCACAAGGGTTACCTTATTATTCTGCAATCATCGATTATCTTGAAAAATCGGAGTCTGAATATACGGTTTTCTTGGGTAGTAACATGCTTTGTGCCATTGACTTACGAGCTGTTTTGAAAACACATCAAAAACAAAAAAACAAAATGACTATGGTGTACAAACGGATGGAATCGGAAAAACTATCAGCAGATAATCGAATCATTCAAGTCGATAAAACGGGTAATGTAGAAACCATTCAAGCTTTTGACCAAGTTTTAGAAAAAGGAGAACGATTGAACCTTTCTATGGATATCTTCATTGTTCAAACGAAGTGGTTGATCGAACAATTAATAATCGGTCAAAAAAATGATAGTTCGACAAACTTGATTGAATTTTTAGGTGAAAGAATGGCAGAAACTCAGACGACAGCCTATGAGTATACAGGCTATTTAAGTAATATAGATGATGTTGCTTCATACTATCAAGCCAACATGGATATGCTCGATGCAAAAAAATTCAATGCTTTAATGTATACAAAACAGAAAATTTACACAAAACGTAAAAACGAAGTACCTACTTATTATTCAGAGGATTCCAGTGTGAAAAATAGTCAATGTGCGACTGGTTGTATTATTGAAGGAAGCTTGGATAGCAGTTTGATTTCAAGAAGAACGATCATTAAAAAAGGAGCCAAAGTGAAGCGAACAATCGTGATGTCCAACGCTCAAATAGAAGAAGATACAGTAATCGAATACGCTATATTAGATAAAAATGTCACAGTCAAGGCTGGTGTGAAAATTTCTGGCACAGCAAAACATCCTGTCGTGATTCAGAAAAATCAGATAGTTGAAACAGATGTTATTGGGGGAAATGAGTGA
- a CDS encoding glucose-1-phosphate adenylyltransferase has product MRTEMLAMILAGGQGTRLGKLTKKIAKPAVPFGGRYRIIDFTLSNCINSGIKNVGVVTQYQPLALNNHIGNGASWGLDGIDSGVTILQPYSSSDGEKWFEGTAHAIYQNISYIDQMDPQYVLILSGDHIYKMNYEEMLEEHIANNASLTVAVIEVPLKEASRFGIMNTDENNRIIEFDEKPAEPKSDLASMGIYIFNWGRLRNVLLNNYSKDGQMLDFGKHVIPSYLEAGENVYAYHFDGYWKDVGTIESLWEANMEFISLENELHMRDKSWRMFSKNTISPPHFITETASVSNSLVVDGCYVAGTVIDSILSTDVQVKVGSTIESSVIMPGATIGKNVKIKNAIIGENAIIGDNAVVYRENDIEVIGYSEVIGVQSDED; this is encoded by the coding sequence ATGAGAACAGAAATGCTTGCAATGATTTTAGCCGGAGGACAAGGAACACGTCTAGGAAAGCTAACGAAGAAGATCGCTAAACCTGCTGTGCCTTTTGGGGGAAGATATCGAATTATTGATTTTACGTTAAGTAATTGTATTAATTCAGGCATCAAAAATGTTGGAGTCGTAACTCAATATCAGCCACTTGCGTTAAATAATCATATTGGAAATGGAGCAAGTTGGGGCTTAGATGGTATTGATTCTGGTGTCACGATTTTGCAACCTTATTCTAGTTCAGATGGTGAAAAATGGTTTGAAGGAACCGCTCACGCTATTTATCAAAATATTTCCTATATCGATCAAATGGACCCGCAATATGTATTGATTTTATCTGGAGACCATATTTATAAAATGAATTATGAAGAGATGCTGGAAGAACATATTGCAAACAATGCTTCATTGACCGTGGCGGTTATTGAAGTGCCACTTAAAGAAGCTTCTCGTTTTGGGATCATGAATACAGATGAAAATAATCGAATCATCGAGTTTGATGAAAAACCAGCAGAACCAAAGAGCGACTTGGCTTCGATGGGGATTTATATTTTTAATTGGGGACGTCTGCGAAATGTCTTGTTGAACAACTATTCAAAAGACGGACAAATGCTTGATTTCGGAAAACATGTCATTCCTTCTTACTTGGAGGCTGGTGAAAATGTTTATGCTTATCACTTTGATGGTTATTGGAAAGATGTTGGAACGATTGAGTCTTTGTGGGAAGCCAATATGGAATTTATCAGTTTGGAAAATGAACTGCATATGCGGGATAAAAGTTGGCGCATGTTTTCAAAAAATACCATTTCTCCGCCTCATTTTATTACAGAAACCGCCTCTGTTAGCAATTCATTAGTCGTTGACGGCTGTTATGTAGCAGGTACGGTCATAGACAGTATTCTTTCAACGGATGTTCAGGTTAAGGTTGGTTCAACGATTGAAAGTAGTGTGATCATGCCAGGTGCGACAATTGGGAAAAATGTTAAAATCAAAAATGCGATTATCGGTGAGAACGCGATCATTGGGGACAATGCCGTAGTTTATAGAGAAAATGATATTGAAGTGATTGGCTATTCTGAAGTGATAGGGGTGCAAAGCGATGAGGACTAA
- the glgB gene encoding 1,4-alpha-glucan branching protein GlgB codes for MSNEKNKLEQFKNGENFYSQQYFGSHPIVRGNQNGFVFRVWAPNAQKIWLVGDFNGWDQSLPMKKEESSEVWEIFTSIPKEGDLYKYLVKQADGREIYKVDPFANLFEKRPNNASIMYTIPEKKWLDEQWRRKKKDYFKQPLNIYEVHASSWRCEEDGTPYTFKQLKDTLIPYVKEMGFSHIEFMPLMEHPLGESWGYQLIGYFALSSYYGTPAEFQDFVEACHMNDIGVLIDWVPGHFCINDDALAYYDGTSQFEYDDPVRAENIRWGALNFDLSKPQVQSFLISSALYWIETFHVDGIRVDAVSNMLYLDYDEGPRVWNQEGGNRNWDGFYFLQKLNAVIKQTHPDVIMIAEESSSETKITGSVESGALGFDYKWNLGWMNDTLRFYEMDAAFRKYNFRLLTFSFMYMMNEKYILPLSHDEVVHGKRSLMHKMWGDRYKQFAQLRNLYVYLMTHPGKKLLFMGCEWGQFLEWKSNESLEWIDLDDVMNFSMQHFIKTLNRFYKKEKALWELDHVSETIEIIDADNNQETVLSFIRKGKDEKDFLIIILNFSPIERQNFVIGVPFSGIYEEVLNTEMQEFGGTWTESNQISVTRKESFKQFDYQIQTIVPSLGAIILKPKIIDT; via the coding sequence ATGTCTAATGAAAAAAATAAGTTAGAACAGTTCAAAAATGGTGAAAATTTTTATAGTCAACAATATTTTGGTTCTCACCCAATTGTTCGGGGAAATCAAAATGGGTTTGTTTTTAGAGTGTGGGCGCCTAATGCACAAAAAATTTGGCTAGTAGGAGATTTTAATGGCTGGGATCAATCTTTGCCTATGAAAAAAGAGGAATCAAGTGAGGTCTGGGAAATTTTTACCTCGATACCAAAAGAAGGCGATTTATATAAATATTTAGTAAAACAAGCAGATGGCAGAGAAATTTATAAGGTTGATCCTTTTGCTAATTTATTCGAGAAACGACCGAATAATGCATCAATAATGTATACAATACCTGAAAAGAAGTGGCTTGATGAACAATGGCGGCGAAAGAAGAAGGATTATTTCAAACAACCATTAAATATTTATGAAGTTCATGCAAGTTCTTGGCGATGTGAAGAGGATGGAACGCCTTATACCTTTAAACAGTTAAAAGACACACTGATTCCTTATGTGAAAGAAATGGGTTTTTCTCATATTGAGTTTATGCCTTTGATGGAGCATCCTTTGGGAGAGTCTTGGGGCTACCAGTTGATCGGTTATTTTGCATTAAGTTCGTATTATGGTACACCAGCTGAGTTTCAAGATTTTGTGGAAGCCTGTCATATGAACGATATCGGGGTTTTGATTGATTGGGTACCTGGACATTTTTGTATTAATGATGATGCGTTAGCTTATTACGACGGAACGTCGCAATTTGAGTATGATGATCCAGTTCGTGCGGAGAATATTCGTTGGGGAGCGCTTAATTTTGATTTAAGCAAACCCCAAGTTCAGAGTTTTCTGATTTCCAGTGCTTTGTATTGGATAGAAACATTTCATGTTGATGGTATACGCGTAGATGCTGTTTCGAATATGCTTTATCTTGATTATGACGAGGGACCTAGGGTTTGGAATCAAGAGGGAGGCAATCGTAATTGGGATGGTTTTTACTTTTTACAGAAACTAAATGCCGTTATCAAACAGACTCATCCAGATGTAATCATGATAGCCGAAGAAAGTTCGTCAGAAACTAAAATAACTGGAAGTGTTGAAAGTGGGGCTTTAGGTTTTGATTACAAATGGAATTTAGGCTGGATGAACGATACACTACGTTTTTATGAAATGGATGCTGCGTTTCGGAAATATAATTTTCGCCTTCTTACCTTTTCGTTTATGTATATGATGAATGAAAAGTACATTTTACCATTGTCTCACGACGAGGTCGTGCATGGAAAAAGAAGTTTGATGCATAAAATGTGGGGAGATCGGTACAAGCAATTCGCTCAACTTCGTAATCTATATGTCTATTTGATGACTCATCCTGGTAAGAAGCTTCTGTTTATGGGATGTGAATGGGGACAATTTTTAGAGTGGAAGTCAAATGAAAGCTTGGAATGGATCGACCTCGACGATGTGATGAACTTTAGCATGCAGCATTTTATCAAAACACTTAATCGGTTTTATAAAAAGGAAAAAGCCTTGTGGGAATTAGATCATGTGTCTGAAACGATTGAAATTATCGATGCCGATAATAATCAAGAAACCGTATTAAGTTTTATTCGAAAAGGGAAGGATGAGAAGGATTTTTTGATTATTATCCTGAATTTTTCCCCAATAGAAAGGCAAAATTTTGTAATCGGTGTACCGTTTTCTGGAATCTATGAGGAAGTACTAAATACTGAGATGCAAGAATTTGGCGGTACTTGGACTGAATCAAATCAAATAAGCGTAACGAGAAAAGAGTCTTTTAAACAATTTGATTATCAAATCCAGACCATTGTACCTTCTCTAGGAGCTATTATTTTAAAGCCAAAAATTATTGATACGTGA
- a CDS encoding SDR family NAD(P)-dependent oxidoreductase has translation MNISFEGKVVIVTGSTSGIGAATAEAFAKAGADVIVCGRREDKGTVVVEKIKENGGKAVFIQTDVSDDSSMDHLVEEVVKKYGKIDVLVNNAGVYKSFAFEQIDMEKEYEEVFTINVRSYIYLSKLVLKYMLKQKSGNIINISSVGALNGGPGIATYCASKGAILQLTRSMAKEFGSRGIRVNSILPGLIHTEMMPEGGPMDQIIDNMIPLKRAGESQEIAHPILFICSQYASFINGASIVIDGGQSA, from the coding sequence ATGAATATTTCGTTTGAAGGTAAAGTCGTTATCGTAACTGGATCAACATCAGGAATCGGTGCAGCAACGGCCGAAGCATTTGCTAAAGCTGGCGCAGATGTTATCGTTTGTGGACGTAGAGAAGATAAAGGAACAGTAGTAGTAGAAAAAATCAAGGAAAATGGTGGAAAAGCAGTCTTTATTCAAACAGATGTAAGTGATGATTCTAGTATGGATCATTTAGTTGAGGAAGTTGTCAAAAAATATGGAAAAATTGATGTGCTTGTTAATAATGCTGGTGTTTATAAATCTTTTGCTTTTGAGCAGATCGACATGGAAAAAGAATATGAAGAAGTATTTACAATAAATGTAAGAAGTTATATTTATTTATCCAAATTAGTCTTAAAATACATGTTGAAGCAAAAATCAGGGAATATAATCAATATCTCTTCGGTTGGAGCGTTAAATGGCGGTCCAGGTATTGCTACCTATTGTGCATCAAAAGGAGCAATTTTGCAATTGACCCGTTCAATGGCCAAAGAATTCGGTAGCCGTGGCATTCGGGTAAATAGTATTTTACCTGGTTTGATCCATACAGAGATGATGCCAGAAGGTGGGCCGATGGATCAAATCATTGACAACATGATTCCATTAAAACGAGCTGGTGAAAGTCAAGAAATTGCTCATCCGATCCTTTTTATTTGCAGTCAATATGCTTCTTTTATCAACGGTGCATCGATTGTGATTGATGGCGGTCAGAGTGCTTAG
- the alaS gene encoding alanine--tRNA ligase, with protein sequence MKQLSSSQVRQMYLDFFKSKGHSVEPSASLVPVNDPTLLWINSGVATLKKYFDGSVVPENPRITNAQKSIRTNDIENVGKTARHHTMFEMLGNFSIGDYFKNEAIHWAWEFLTSPEWMAFDPEKLYVTVYPKDTEAKRIWHEEVGLSMDHIIDIEDNFWDIGAGPCGPDSEIFYDRGESFNDVAEDDPENYPGGENERYLEIWNLVFSEFNHQADDTYEPLPHKNIDTGMGLERMVSIVQNAPTNFETDLFMPIIHAVEKLSGQVTYGQSAQTDISFKVIADHIRALSFAIGDGALPSNEGRGYVLRRLLRRAVMHGKKLGINEAFLYKLVPVVGEVMVSYYPEVLQQKEFIEKVVRTEEERFHETINEGLDILNELIAKVKAANEAILDGKEIFKLYDTYGFPVELTEEVAEDSGLKVDHAGFEKEMEAQRERARSARSKATSMGVQSAVLTDIKVESTFVGYSNLEATSKLLIILKDEEILSELSEGTAQLIFAETPFYAEMGGQVADQGTIKDQNGTIVAHVENVLKAPNGQFLHTVQVTGKLVEGATYELHVDEKMRNRILKNHTATHLLHRALKDILGDHANQAGSLVAPGHLRFDFTHFGQVTPEELVQMEAIVNEKIWEAIPVETVETDINTAKNMGAMALFGEKYGKEVRVVNIGGYSIELCGGTHVTNTEDIGIFKIVSESGIGAGVRRIEAVTSKEAYELMNEEEKQLKAIAGIVKSPQLKEVVSKTEQLQQQLRDLQKENEQLAGKLANQQAGDIFKDIKEVNGTTYIAAQVNVKDMNQLRQLADQWKQKELSDVLVLATAQEDKVSLLAAMSKAANEKGLKAGDLIKTIAPKVGGGGGGRPDMAQAGGKNPAGILDALNEVGNWLAN encoded by the coding sequence ATGAAACAACTCTCAAGTAGTCAAGTTCGTCAAATGTATTTAGACTTTTTTAAATCAAAAGGACATTCTGTGGAGCCAAGTGCTTCCTTAGTTCCTGTGAATGACCCAACCTTATTGTGGATCAACTCAGGTGTTGCCACATTAAAAAAATATTTTGACGGTTCAGTAGTGCCGGAAAATCCAAGAATCACAAATGCTCAAAAATCGATCCGTACCAATGATATTGAAAACGTTGGAAAAACAGCTCGTCACCATACGATGTTTGAAATGTTAGGAAACTTTTCGATTGGTGATTACTTTAAAAATGAAGCGATCCACTGGGCGTGGGAGTTTTTAACGTCTCCTGAATGGATGGCCTTTGACCCTGAAAAATTATATGTAACAGTTTACCCAAAAGATACGGAAGCAAAACGCATCTGGCACGAAGAAGTTGGTTTATCAATGGATCATATTATTGATATCGAAGACAACTTTTGGGATATTGGTGCGGGTCCTTGTGGTCCAGATTCAGAAATTTTCTATGATCGTGGTGAGTCATTTAACGATGTTGCAGAAGATGATCCAGAAAATTATCCTGGTGGCGAAAATGAACGTTATTTAGAAATTTGGAACTTAGTATTTTCTGAGTTTAACCACCAAGCCGATGATACCTACGAGCCACTACCACATAAAAATATTGATACGGGCATGGGCTTAGAGCGTATGGTTTCCATCGTTCAAAATGCACCGACCAACTTTGAAACAGATTTATTTATGCCAATCATTCATGCAGTAGAAAAATTAAGTGGACAAGTAACATATGGCCAATCAGCGCAAACAGATATTTCATTTAAAGTCATTGCAGACCATATTCGTGCATTATCATTTGCAATCGGTGATGGCGCGTTACCTTCAAATGAAGGCCGTGGTTATGTGTTGCGTCGTTTATTACGTCGTGCGGTTATGCATGGGAAAAAATTAGGAATCAACGAAGCTTTCTTATACAAACTAGTTCCAGTTGTTGGAGAAGTGATGGTTAGTTATTATCCAGAAGTCCTACAACAAAAAGAATTTATCGAAAAAGTAGTCCGTACGGAAGAAGAACGTTTCCATGAAACAATCAATGAAGGCCTAGATATTTTAAATGAATTGATCGCGAAAGTGAAAGCGGCCAATGAAGCTATTTTGGATGGGAAAGAGATCTTCAAATTATATGATACGTATGGTTTCCCTGTTGAATTAACAGAAGAAGTCGCAGAAGATTCAGGCTTAAAAGTCGATCATGCAGGTTTTGAAAAAGAAATGGAAGCCCAAAGAGAACGTGCTCGTTCAGCTCGAAGTAAAGCCACATCTATGGGTGTTCAATCAGCTGTTTTGACAGATATTAAAGTTGAAAGTACATTTGTCGGTTATAGTAACTTAGAAGCTACAAGCAAGCTTCTAATCATTTTAAAAGACGAAGAAATCCTTAGTGAACTTTCAGAAGGTACAGCACAATTGATTTTTGCTGAAACTCCTTTTTATGCAGAAATGGGTGGACAAGTTGCCGATCAGGGAACGATCAAAGATCAAAATGGGACAATCGTAGCCCATGTAGAAAATGTCTTAAAAGCACCAAATGGCCAATTTTTACACACGGTTCAAGTGACAGGAAAACTTGTTGAAGGTGCAACATACGAACTACATGTCGATGAAAAAATGCGCAATCGTATCTTGAAAAATCATACAGCAACTCATTTATTACATCGTGCATTGAAAGATATTTTAGGAGATCATGCGAATCAAGCAGGTTCGTTAGTTGCTCCAGGACACTTACGTTTTGACTTCACTCATTTTGGTCAAGTTACACCAGAAGAGTTAGTTCAAATGGAAGCAATCGTCAATGAAAAAATCTGGGAAGCTATTCCAGTTGAAACAGTTGAAACAGATATCAATACAGCAAAAAATATGGGCGCTATGGCTCTATTTGGTGAAAAATACGGTAAAGAAGTCCGTGTTGTCAATATCGGCGGTTACTCGATTGAACTTTGTGGTGGAACCCATGTAACAAATACAGAAGATATCGGTATTTTCAAAATCGTTTCTGAATCAGGAATCGGTGCAGGGGTACGCCGGATCGAAGCTGTTACAAGTAAAGAAGCGTATGAGCTTATGAATGAAGAGGAAAAACAATTAAAAGCAATTGCAGGAATTGTTAAATCTCCTCAATTGAAAGAAGTTGTGTCAAAAACAGAACAATTACAACAACAATTACGTGATCTACAGAAAGAAAATGAACAACTTGCTGGAAAATTAGCAAACCAACAAGCAGGAGACATTTTCAAAGACATTAAAGAAGTCAATGGCACAACATACATTGCAGCACAAGTTAACGTAAAAGATATGAATCAATTACGTCAATTAGCAGATCAATGGAAGCAAAAAGAATTGTCAGATGTCTTAGTTTTAGCAACAGCGCAAGAGGACAAAGTCAGCTTGTTAGCAGCGATGTCTAAGGCAGCAAACGAAAAAGGTCTAAAAGCCGGTGACTTAATCAAAACAATCGCACCGAAAGTTGGCGGTGGTGGTGGCGGTCGTCCAGATATGGCGCAAGCTGGCGGTAAAAATCCAGCGGGCATCCTTGATGCGTTGAATGAAGTAGGGAACTGGTTAGCCAACTAA